One region of Maridesulfovibrio ferrireducens genomic DNA includes:
- a CDS encoding BrnT family toxin, translating to MQFEYDNNKSVSNLEKHGIDFKQAQALWNDPNLLAIPARTQDEPRIFFIGIINGKHWSAVTTPRNGVTRIISVRRSRKKEVELYES from the coding sequence ATGCAGTTTGAATACGACAACAACAAAAGTGTATCCAATTTAGAAAAACACGGGATTGACTTCAAACAGGCGCAAGCCCTTTGGAATGATCCAAACTTGCTGGCAATTCCGGCACGTACTCAAGACGAACCCCGTATTTTTTTTATTGGAATCATAAACGGCAAACACTGGTCAGCCGTAACAACTCCACGCAATGGAGTTACTCGCATTATATCAGTGCGCCGTTCCAGAAAGAAGGAGGTGGAACTTTATGAAAGCTAA
- the brnA gene encoding type II toxin-antitoxin system BrnA family antitoxin, with product MKAKEFDEAFESDQDITEQLDLSKATRPNKDIKRVNVDFPAWMIIALDREAERLGINRQAVIKTWIANRIDSQRPADH from the coding sequence ATGAAAGCTAAAGAATTTGATGAAGCTTTTGAATCAGATCAGGACATAACTGAACAGCTGGACTTATCCAAAGCCACCAGACCGAATAAAGACATTAAACGGGTAAACGTTGATTTCCCCGCATGGATGATAATCGCTTTGGATCGTGAAGCGGAAAGACTCGGCATAAATAGACAGGCTGTAATCAAAACATGGATTGCTAACCGCATTGATTCACAACGCCCAGCAGATCATTAA